From a single Streptomyces sp. NBC_00377 genomic region:
- a CDS encoding rhomboid-like protein yields the protein MERTAAPPSPPLPEVSGLLDGIPAQRTARRAEPPAEAAPRHRYRIPVPFTLSYAAVLAVTSYGTAHLDASLVHALHQGSSTDVAHLARTPVLVLVASALWVAGGFASPFTLGFLVVLTALERRVGGVRTAVVFFLGHVLATLATEVPVGLGVLVGRLPDSSLHRLDYGISFGVAASVGALTGLLGPWLRYPLLAAFGGMLLQDLIAFTDPLTNWGHLIALATGVAGWSRVRRWERDRRFGGR from the coding sequence GTGGAACGCACGGCCGCACCCCCGAGCCCGCCTTTGCCCGAGGTGTCCGGGCTGCTGGACGGCATCCCGGCCCAGCGCACCGCGCGGCGCGCCGAGCCGCCCGCCGAGGCGGCCCCCCGTCACCGGTACCGGATCCCCGTCCCCTTCACCCTCTCGTACGCGGCGGTCCTCGCCGTCACCTCGTACGGCACCGCCCACCTCGACGCCTCCCTCGTGCATGCCCTGCACCAGGGCTCCAGCACGGACGTCGCCCATCTGGCGCGGACGCCGGTCCTCGTGCTGGTGGCCAGCGCGCTGTGGGTGGCGGGTGGCTTCGCCTCCCCGTTCACGCTCGGTTTCCTGGTCGTCCTCACGGCCCTGGAGCGGCGCGTCGGCGGCGTCCGGACGGCCGTCGTCTTCTTCCTCGGGCATGTCCTGGCCACCCTCGCGACCGAGGTGCCGGTGGGCCTGGGGGTGCTCGTGGGGCGGCTGCCCGACAGCTCGCTGCACCGGCTCGACTACGGCATCAGCTTCGGTGTGGCCGCGAGCGTCGGCGCCCTGACGGGCCTGCTCGGGCCGTGGCTGCGGTACCCGCTGCTGGCCGCCTTCGGCGGGATGCTGCTCCAGGACCTGATCGCCTTCACCGACCCGCTGACGAACTGGGGGCACCTGATCGCGCTGGCGACAGGCGTCGCCGGCTGGTCCCGGGTCCGGCGCTGGGAGCGGGACCGGCGGTTCGGCGGCCGCTGA
- a CDS encoding response regulator transcription factor yields the protein MEQTHTAHNTTATATPGAQRRVLVVEDDATIVDAIAARLRAEGFLVQTAGDGPAAVDTAEAWQPDLLILDIMLPGFDGLEVCRRVQASRPVPVMMLTARDDETDMLVGLGVGADDYMTKPFSMRELAARVHVLLRRVERAAIAATTPRSGILRLGELEIDHAQRRVRVRSEDVHLTPTEFDLLVCLANTPRAVLSREQLLAEVWDWADASGTRTVDSHIKALRRKIGAERIRTVHGVGYALETPTP from the coding sequence ATGGAGCAGACACACACCGCACACAACACCACGGCGACAGCCACGCCGGGCGCGCAGCGGCGCGTTCTGGTGGTCGAGGACGACGCGACGATCGTCGACGCCATCGCGGCCCGCCTGCGCGCCGAGGGATTCCTCGTGCAAACAGCGGGCGACGGCCCGGCGGCCGTCGACACGGCGGAGGCCTGGCAGCCCGACCTGCTGATCCTCGACATCATGCTGCCCGGCTTCGACGGTCTGGAGGTCTGCCGTCGTGTGCAGGCGTCCCGCCCGGTGCCGGTGATGATGCTCACGGCGCGCGACGACGAGACCGACATGCTGGTCGGGCTCGGCGTGGGCGCCGACGACTACATGACCAAGCCGTTCTCGATGCGGGAGCTGGCGGCACGCGTGCACGTGCTGCTGCGCCGGGTGGAGCGGGCCGCGATCGCGGCGACCACGCCGCGCAGCGGGATCCTGCGGCTCGGCGAGCTGGAGATCGACCACGCGCAGCGCCGGGTGCGGGTGCGCTCGGAGGACGTGCACCTCACGCCCACCGAGTTCGACCTGCTGGTCTGCCTGGCGAACACCCCGCGCGCGGTGCTCTCCCGGGAACAGCTCCTCGCGGAGGTCTGGGACTGGGCGGACGCCTCCGGCACCCGTACCGTCGACAGCCACATCAAGGCGCTGCGACGCAAGATCGGCGCCGAGCGGATCCGCACCGTGCACGGTGTGGGCTACGCACTGGAGACCCCCACGCCATGA
- a CDS encoding spermidine synthase — protein MSLPFDIPDAPEVLDRREGPYGEVVLRRHGELLQIIANGCFLMDTSDGRSERLLVDAALSALAGHPSPRLLIGGLGVGFSLAHAAADPRWGGITVVERERAVIDWHLDGPLAALSGAALADPRSKIVEADLLDYVNETCDTFDAVCLDIDNGPDWTVTEGNDSLYSEAGLAGCARVLRPGGVLAVWSARPSPEFEGTMGNAGFQQVRTEEIPVARGVPDVVHLAVRPG, from the coding sequence ATGTCCCTCCCGTTCGACATCCCCGACGCACCCGAGGTCCTGGACCGTCGCGAAGGCCCCTACGGCGAGGTCGTCCTGCGCAGGCACGGGGAGTTGCTCCAGATCATCGCCAACGGCTGCTTCCTGATGGACACCTCGGACGGCCGTTCGGAACGGCTGCTGGTCGACGCCGCGCTGTCCGCGCTGGCCGGCCACCCCTCGCCCCGCCTGCTGATCGGCGGCCTCGGCGTCGGCTTCTCCCTGGCGCACGCCGCCGCCGATCCCCGGTGGGGCGGCATCACGGTCGTGGAGCGCGAGCGCGCCGTCATCGACTGGCATCTCGACGGCCCGCTGGCCGCGCTGTCGGGGGCCGCACTCGCCGACCCGCGGTCGAAGATCGTCGAAGCGGATCTGCTCGATTACGTCAACGAGACATGCGACACATTCGACGCGGTATGCCTCGACATCGACAACGGGCCCGACTGGACCGTCACCGAGGGCAACGACAGCCTCTATTCCGAGGCCGGACTCGCGGGCTGCGCGCGGGTGTTGAGACCCGGTGGGGTACTGGCCGTATGGTCTGCCCGCCCCTCTCCGGAATTCGAGGGAACCATGGGGAATGCCGGGTTCCAGCAGGTGCGTACCGAAGAGATCCCGGTTGCCCGAGGCGTGCCGGACGTCGTGCACCTCGCCGTCCGACCTGGATAG
- a CDS encoding HAMP domain-containing sensor histidine kinase — protein sequence MSAGPDGPRSPGEPWGRVRPFSIKTKLGALVVISVLITTGLSMIAVHTKTELRFITVFSMIATLLITQFVAHSLTAPLGEMNTVARSISHGDYTRRVSENRGDELGDLAQTINVMADELEAQDRQRKELVANVSHELRTPIAGLRAVLENVVDGIAEADTETMRTALKQTERLGRLVETLLDLSRLDNGVVPLRKRRFEVWPYLSGVLKEANMVASARATMGSGGNHTRTDVHLHLDVSPPELTAHADPERIHQVVANLIDNAVKHSPPHGRVTVKARRGPLPESLELEVLDEGPGIPRSEWRRVFERFNRGAVRRPHGPGSDGGTGLGLAIARWAVDLHGGRIGVAESERGCRILVTLPGEASVSS from the coding sequence ATGAGCGCAGGGCCGGACGGACCGAGAAGCCCCGGGGAGCCCTGGGGGCGCGTACGCCCGTTCTCGATCAAGACCAAGCTGGGTGCGCTGGTCGTCATCTCGGTGCTGATCACCACCGGTCTGTCGATGATCGCGGTGCACACCAAGACGGAGCTGCGCTTCATCACGGTGTTCTCGATGATCGCCACACTGCTGATCACGCAGTTCGTGGCGCATTCGCTCACCGCGCCGCTGGGCGAGATGAACACCGTGGCCCGGTCCATCTCGCACGGTGACTACACCCGCCGGGTGAGTGAGAACCGCGGAGACGAGCTGGGCGACCTGGCCCAGACGATCAACGTCATGGCGGACGAGCTGGAGGCCCAGGACCGCCAGCGCAAGGAGCTGGTGGCCAACGTCTCGCACGAGCTGCGCACACCCATCGCGGGTCTGCGGGCCGTCCTGGAGAACGTGGTCGACGGCATCGCCGAGGCGGACACCGAGACGATGCGCACCGCCCTCAAGCAGACCGAGCGGCTGGGGCGGCTGGTGGAGACGCTGCTCGACCTGTCCCGCCTCGACAACGGCGTCGTCCCCCTGCGCAAACGGCGCTTCGAGGTGTGGCCCTATCTGTCCGGGGTGCTGAAGGAGGCCAACATGGTCGCCTCGGCGCGCGCCACGATGGGCTCGGGCGGCAACCACACGCGCACGGACGTCCATCTGCACCTGGACGTGTCCCCACCGGAGCTGACCGCGCACGCGGACCCGGAGCGCATCCACCAGGTCGTCGCGAACCTGATCGACAACGCGGTCAAGCACAGCCCGCCGCACGGACGGGTGACGGTGAAGGCGCGGCGCGGCCCGCTGCCGGAGTCGCTGGAGCTCGAGGTCCTGGACGAGGGACCCGGCATTCCGCGGTCGGAGTGGCGCCGCGTGTTCGAGCGGTTCAACCGGGGGGCCGTCCGCCGGCCGCACGGCCCGGGCAGCGACGGCGGCACCGGACTGGGGCTCGCGATCGCCCGTTGGGCGGTCGATCTTCACGGCGGCCGGATCGGAGTGGCCGAATCCGAGCGGGGTTGCCGGATTCTTGTCACTCTTCCGGGAGAGGCTTCCGTCTCAAGTTGA
- the lon gene encoding endopeptidase La, translated as MASTSAPLTLPVLPLDDEVVLPGMVVPLDLNDTDVRAAVEAAQAAARSEPGKPRVLLVPRIDGTYASTGVLGTVEQVGRLADGDPGALIRGRGRVRIGAGTTGPGAALWVEGTTLDQTVPEPLPGHVAELVTEYKALATAWLRKRGAWQVVDRVQAIDDVSALADNSGYSPFLTTEQKVELLETTDPVARLKLATQQLRDHLAEQDVAETIAKDVQEGVDKQQREFLLRRQLEAVRKELRELNGEQEGDESDDYRARVEAADLPEKVREAALKEVDKLERSSDQSPEGSWIRTWLDTVLELPWNVRTEDRYDIQGARAVLDAEHAGLDDVKERITEYLAVRKRRGERGLGVVGGRRGGAVLALVGPPGVGKTSLGESVAHAMGRKFVRVALGGVRDEAEIRGHRRTYVGALPGRIVRAVKEAGSLNPVVLLDEIDKVGSDFRGDPAAALLEVLDPAQNHTFRDHYLEVELDLSDVVFLATANVLEAIPEALLDRMELVRLDGYTEDEKVVIARDHLLPRQLERAGLDKDEVALEESALRKLAGEYTREAGVRTLERSIARLLRKVAAQHELGQRELPFTIGDEDLRGLIGRPHHVPESAQDPAERRTAVPGVATGLAVTGAGGDVLFVEASLADPETGAAGLTLTGQLGDVMKESAQIALSFLRSHGAELELPVGDLKDRGVHIHFPAGAVPKDGPSAGVTMTTALASLLSGRLVRTDVAMTGEVSLTGRVLPIGGVKQKLLAAHRAGVTTVIIPKRNEPDLDDVPAEVLDKLDVHAVTDVRQVLELALAPATSGAAPEVPVAA; from the coding sequence ATGGCATCGACGTCCGCTCCGCTCACTCTGCCCGTACTGCCTCTCGATGACGAGGTCGTGCTCCCCGGCATGGTGGTTCCGCTGGACCTCAACGACACCGACGTACGCGCCGCGGTGGAGGCCGCCCAGGCCGCCGCCCGTTCCGAACCCGGGAAGCCCCGGGTGCTGCTGGTGCCGCGCATCGACGGGACGTACGCGAGCACCGGCGTGCTCGGCACCGTCGAGCAGGTCGGCCGGCTGGCCGACGGCGACCCGGGCGCGCTCATCCGCGGCCGCGGCCGCGTGCGCATCGGCGCCGGCACCACCGGGCCGGGCGCCGCCCTGTGGGTCGAGGGGACGACCCTCGACCAGACCGTCCCCGAGCCGCTGCCCGGGCACGTCGCCGAACTCGTCACGGAATACAAGGCGCTCGCCACCGCGTGGCTGCGCAAGCGCGGCGCCTGGCAGGTCGTCGACCGCGTCCAGGCCATCGACGACGTCTCCGCGCTCGCCGACAACTCCGGCTACTCGCCGTTCCTGACCACCGAACAGAAGGTGGAGCTCCTGGAGACCACCGACCCGGTGGCCCGTCTGAAGCTCGCCACCCAGCAGCTGCGCGACCACCTTGCCGAGCAGGACGTGGCCGAGACCATCGCCAAGGACGTCCAGGAAGGCGTCGACAAGCAGCAGCGCGAGTTCCTGCTGCGCCGCCAGCTCGAAGCCGTCCGCAAGGAGCTGCGCGAGCTCAACGGCGAACAGGAGGGCGACGAGTCCGACGACTACCGCGCCCGCGTCGAGGCCGCCGACCTGCCCGAGAAGGTCCGCGAGGCCGCCCTCAAGGAGGTCGACAAGCTGGAGCGCTCCAGCGACCAGTCGCCCGAGGGCTCCTGGATCCGCACCTGGCTGGACACCGTCCTCGAACTCCCCTGGAACGTCAGGACCGAGGACCGGTACGACATCCAGGGAGCCCGAGCCGTCCTGGACGCCGAACACGCCGGCCTGGACGACGTGAAGGAGCGGATCACCGAGTACCTCGCGGTGCGCAAGCGGCGCGGTGAGCGCGGCCTGGGCGTCGTGGGCGGGCGGCGCGGCGGCGCCGTGCTCGCACTCGTCGGCCCGCCCGGCGTCGGCAAGACCAGCCTCGGAGAGTCCGTCGCCCACGCCATGGGCCGCAAGTTCGTCCGCGTCGCCCTCGGCGGCGTCCGCGACGAGGCCGAGATCCGCGGCCACCGCCGTACCTACGTCGGCGCGCTGCCCGGCCGGATCGTGCGGGCCGTCAAGGAGGCCGGATCGCTGAACCCGGTCGTGCTCCTCGACGAGATCGACAAGGTGGGATCCGACTTCCGGGGCGACCCGGCGGCCGCCCTCCTGGAGGTCCTGGACCCGGCGCAGAACCACACGTTCCGCGACCACTACCTGGAGGTCGAACTCGACCTGTCGGACGTGGTCTTCCTCGCCACCGCCAACGTGCTCGAAGCCATCCCGGAGGCCCTGCTCGACCGCATGGAGCTGGTCCGCCTCGACGGCTACACCGAGGACGAGAAGGTCGTCATCGCCCGTGACCACCTGCTCCCGCGCCAGCTGGAGCGGGCGGGCCTGGACAAGGACGAGGTCGCCCTCGAGGAGAGCGCGCTGCGCAAGCTCGCCGGCGAGTACACCCGCGAGGCGGGCGTGCGCACCCTGGAGCGGTCCATCGCGCGGCTGCTGCGCAAGGTCGCGGCCCAGCACGAACTGGGCCAGCGGGAACTCCCGTTCACGATCGGCGACGAGGACCTGCGCGGCCTGATCGGCCGGCCGCACCACGTGCCCGAGTCCGCCCAGGACCCGGCCGAGCGCCGGACCGCCGTGCCCGGTGTCGCGACCGGTCTCGCCGTCACCGGCGCCGGCGGTGACGTCCTCTTCGTCGAGGCGTCGCTGGCCGACCCGGAGACGGGCGCGGCGGGCCTGACCCTCACCGGCCAGCTCGGCGACGTCATGAAGGAGTCGGCACAGATCGCGCTCAGCTTCCTGCGCAGTCACGGCGCCGAACTGGAACTGCCGGTGGGCGACCTCAAGGACCGGGGCGTGCACATCCACTTCCCGGCCGGCGCGGTCCCCAAGGACGGCCCGAGCGCCGGCGTCACCATGACGACGGCCCTCGCGTCCCTGCTGTCGGGCCGGCTCGTCCGCACCGACGTGGCGATGACCGGCGAGGTCTCCCTGACCGGCCGGGTCCTGCCGATCGGCGGGGTGAAGCAGAAGCTGCTCGCCGCGCACCGGGCGGGTGTCACGACCGTGATCATCCCCAAGCGCAACGAGCCCGACCTGGACGACGTCCCGGCGGAGGTGCTGGACAAGCTGGACGTCCACGCCGTCACGGACGTCCGCCAGGTCCTGGAACTGGCGCTCGCGCCCGCCACGAGCGGCGCGGCGCCGGAGGTCCCGGTCGCGGCGTGA
- a CDS encoding GNAT family N-acetyltransferase, whose product MDRFVRAWVEGWVVSRGAAPPVTEPWGWTVDVGTGHHVTRHVLGATNDAVTEPVVRRVAGAVTGAGVWLKVFADPALVGPWLGPGWWIDPEPGFLMTAPLTDAPPGAAPDGYRTRTWSRGGVVRTMIAAPDGSLAARGQIAPTGATAVVDQIETSPAHRRRGLGALVMRTLHRAAAEEGARTGVLGATPQGRALYESLGWRVESSLTSAKFTGDTQG is encoded by the coding sequence GTGGATCGGTTCGTGCGGGCCTGGGTGGAGGGATGGGTCGTGTCGCGCGGGGCGGCGCCGCCCGTGACGGAGCCGTGGGGATGGACCGTCGACGTGGGAACGGGGCACCACGTCACCCGCCATGTGCTCGGCGCGACGAACGACGCCGTGACGGAGCCCGTCGTCCGGAGGGTGGCGGGCGCGGTCACCGGGGCCGGCGTATGGCTGAAGGTGTTCGCCGACCCCGCACTGGTCGGGCCCTGGCTGGGGCCCGGCTGGTGGATCGACCCCGAGCCCGGCTTCCTGATGACGGCCCCGCTCACGGACGCGCCGCCCGGGGCGGCGCCCGACGGCTACCGGACGCGCACCTGGTCGCGTGGGGGCGTGGTCCGCACCATGATCGCCGCCCCGGACGGCTCCCTGGCCGCGCGCGGACAGATCGCCCCGACCGGCGCGACGGCGGTCGTCGACCAGATCGAGACCTCCCCCGCTCACCGCCGCCGCGGGCTCGGCGCGCTCGTCATGCGCACCCTGCACCGCGCAGCGGCCGAAGAGGGCGCGCGGACCGGCGTCCTCGGTGCGACACCGCAGGGCCGGGCACTGTACGAGTCCCTGGGCTGGCGCGTCGAGTCATCGCTGACCAGCGCGAAGTTCACGGGTGACACGCAGGGGTGA
- a CDS encoding DUF5954 family protein, translating to MTDDWKRRLDALHADLVRRDDPVAWVTEADAVEASRRYPHITLRGPVFGVAVRDPAAADPGWRLLKPVVDGMPQQARDGLNSYLWFKAKDGPDDPVVRRELLAAVAVLERAPADEVEALGVRYRVVRGDEFARTGDDGPEPPRPTDLEPPDPSWEDPVAVPSPDVGYLLDPDRDEGPMAGALRLGLRDFTYTGARFPADVRADSEWSARTHPDVVRLPVGFSVAERDDSGWTPCGSLAATPHEARRSLYEGMARVWAMLYRFDERKKVLYARAAEAFRAAGRADEASVEGRLFRICRVERMVRVGADGPEPPRPSDIDEYGPMKLHPTLHENGTVQFED from the coding sequence ATGACCGATGACTGGAAGCGACGTCTCGACGCCCTCCACGCCGACCTGGTCCGCCGTGACGACCCCGTCGCCTGGGTGACGGAGGCGGACGCCGTCGAGGCCTCGCGCCGCTATCCGCACATCACGCTGCGCGGGCCCGTCTTCGGTGTGGCCGTGCGGGACCCGGCCGCCGCGGACCCGGGCTGGCGGCTGCTGAAGCCGGTGGTGGACGGGATGCCCCAGCAGGCCCGCGACGGACTGAACTCGTACCTGTGGTTCAAGGCGAAGGACGGCCCCGACGACCCGGTCGTCCGGCGCGAACTGCTGGCGGCCGTGGCCGTGCTGGAGCGGGCTCCGGCCGACGAGGTGGAGGCGCTGGGCGTGCGCTACCGGGTGGTGCGCGGCGACGAGTTCGCCCGCACCGGTGACGACGGTCCCGAGCCGCCCCGCCCCACCGACCTCGAGCCCCCCGACCCGTCATGGGAGGACCCGGTCGCCGTCCCGTCGCCGGACGTGGGCTACCTCCTGGACCCCGACCGGGACGAGGGCCCGATGGCGGGCGCCCTCCGGCTGGGCCTGCGCGACTTCACGTACACGGGCGCCCGCTTCCCCGCCGACGTGCGCGCGGACTCCGAATGGTCGGCCCGGACGCACCCCGACGTGGTGCGACTGCCCGTCGGCTTCTCGGTGGCCGAACGCGACGACTCCGGCTGGACGCCGTGCGGGTCCCTGGCGGCGACCCCGCACGAGGCCCGCCGCTCGCTGTACGAGGGGATGGCCCGCGTCTGGGCGATGCTCTACCGCTTCGACGAGCGCAAGAAGGTCCTGTACGCGCGGGCGGCGGAGGCGTTCCGGGCCGCCGGACGGGCCGACGAGGCGAGCGTGGAGGGCCGCCTGTTCCGGATCTGCCGCGTCGAGCGGATGGTCCGGGTGGGTGCCGACGGCCCCGAGCCGCCCCGCCCGTCGGACATCGACGAGTACGGCCCCATGAAGCTCCATCCGACCCTGCACGAGAACGGCACGGTCCAGTTCGAGGACTGA
- a CDS encoding MarR family winged helix-turn-helix transcriptional regulator, which yields MHEDTHGETPSRGVEQGDREFLSLERELTVLLRRARANQGEMAREVHPDLESAAYGLLVRLEECGRQRATELAGYIGVGKATMSRQLRALEQLGLVAREPDPADGRAWLVDLTEEGRTRVSRVREARRERYVSHFSAWDRSEVGELARLLGQLNRGMEK from the coding sequence GTGCACGAGGACACACACGGCGAAACGCCGTCGCGTGGTGTGGAGCAGGGCGACCGGGAGTTCCTCTCCCTGGAGCGGGAGCTCACGGTGCTGCTGCGCCGGGCCCGCGCCAACCAGGGGGAGATGGCCCGCGAGGTCCACCCCGACCTGGAGTCCGCCGCCTACGGGCTCCTCGTCCGGCTGGAGGAGTGCGGCCGCCAGCGTGCCACGGAACTGGCCGGCTACATCGGCGTCGGCAAGGCCACCATGTCCCGCCAGCTGCGCGCCCTGGAGCAGCTCGGCCTGGTCGCCCGCGAGCCGGATCCGGCGGACGGCCGCGCCTGGCTGGTCGACCTCACCGAGGAGGGCCGCACCCGGGTGAGCAGGGTCCGCGAGGCCCGCCGCGAGCGGTACGTCAGCCACTTCTCCGCCTGGGACCGCAGCGAGGTCGGGGAACTGGCCCGGCTCCTCGGCCAGCTGAACCGGGGGATGGAGAAGTGA